TCTCCAAAGATATCCACCATCCTGGATATAAGGACTTCCTCCGTATCGTTCTCCATAAGGGATAAAGTGGCCTCGTGGATGCTTCTCAGGGCAAACTCCCTTTTAGAGAGCTCAATAACCTGAGACGCCCCCTCCTCCCTAAGCCGGCTCATAGCCATAGCCTTAGCGGTAACCCCTCCGATAAGCTCCAGAACATCGAGAACCTCTCTGGTGTGCATCTCCCCCCATTCAAGCAGGTAGAAAAAACGATCCTGTCCGGCTATTATCGGTAGCACCACCGAGTATTCGGCCTTCAGATTCTCCAGGTTCCTCTCTCCGATAGCGCCTAAGTTACCGTCCTTTAAGGATAGAGGGACCGGAGATATATGGTGATCCGCAAAGACCCCCTCCCTGATAGGGACCTCACATCGGTCCCCTGCCAGAAAAGACAGGCTCTCTCCATCGTCTTTTACCAGGGATAACCTCTTGGGACAGAAGCTCTCCCTCATTACGTCCACCAGGAAGGTAGCTAAAAATTCAGGGGGAAAGGGCTCAAAGATCGATGGCAACGCGCTTTTAACGGCGTAGAGCAGATAGGAGAGGGATGCCATGGACCTCTCCACGTCCTCCACGGAGCGATATCTGTTCCATATTTTAACGAGACCGTTCGCTCCGCCGAGAAGCCTTTTTAGATCGTCGTCTGGAGAGATTTCCAGAAAAACCATAATAGGCCATCCTTCGCCGCCGAGAAGGGCTATATGGGTCCAATCGCCGTCCAAGTAGAGAGAGAAACTGTCGTCTAAAGAGAGAAGACACCAGTCATCCACCTTGTGAATAGCGGCCTGTTTCGCTACCATAGAGAGACCGTTCTCTATCCTGGAGACCGGACAGGAAATACCTACGGCGTCCACCACCGAGAGATGTTCTCCCTGAGGCTGAACGACCAGCGCCCTGTCGACCTTATCCGCAAGAACCTGGGTTAAGAGTCCTAGAACACCTCCCCCAAGGACAAAATTAGCCTGCTCGCAAAGCTCGCAAAGAGGCATCGGGCTACCCCCTTCCCACTACCCGAACCTGATCTGAGTCGGGGTCGTAAAACATGGTCATCCACCTGGCTCCGCTCTCAACCCTACAGGAAACGCCTTTTAGGCGAACCGGGAGACTCCCAGAGGATTGCCCTATTAGGTTTAGCGTCGCGTCGCCTTTGAGGTTTTTGAGGGTCTCTCGGATCTCCGATATGACCGCCGACCTCTCCGCCTGAGCCTCCTCCAGGGAAACGAACTCCGCAAGGCGAGTCGTGGCCTGTTTGTAAAGCCCTTTTTCCGAGAGGGTTCTTATGGAAGCCGATAGGACGAGCATTCGATCCGAATCCTTCTCGTCCTCCGCTAAAAGTCTTTTATATCTTGCGAATAGCTCCGCCCTCGAGACCCCCGATATGGCTATGGAGGAATCCTCCTGTTTCATCATCCTGACGCTTCTGACGTTGACGTAAGAGGATGCCTCGATCCGGGAGGACATGACCACACCCTTGCGACCCTCGACCATAACCCCTTTTTTAGCGGAGATCTTGGCCCTGAGTATATATTCGTTCACCTTCAGCGCAGAGCATTTGACCTCCGCCTCCTGAATGAACTTAGCGAGGACGTCGCCTTTAGCCTCTATGACCGCAACCTCTTTGCCCGCGACACCGTAGCGGATGGATATATTCCCGCCGCTTTTTATATGGGCCCTCTCAACACAGCCTCTGACCTCTACGTCACCTTCGGCGTCTACGTTGTAACCATCGGAGACATCTCCGTGAACCAGAACCGTTCCGTGATACCTTATGTTCCCCGTCTCCGGCCCAACGTTGCCTTTTATCTCCAAAAGAGGTTCGACGAACATCTTTTCCCCTCGCCATACAACCTGGCCATCCATAGAGGCTATCATCCTACCGTCCACAAACTCTATCCCGCTGCCGTAGACGACACGAGGAGATTTACCTTTCCGCCCGGGAACCGGCTTACCTGTTACGGTGGAGCCCTCCATAGGCTCGACTGGGTCGTGACGGATGGCCAGTACCTCGCCTTTTTTTACCAGGACTATCAGATCAAGGGAGTAGAAGTCTACCTCCCCAGTCTCATCGGTCATAGGCTTACCGGATGCCCGTTCCTTGAGATACTCTACCCATCCGTCCTCACCGTTGACCGGTGGAACGCCGCAGGCCACTGTCCTGCTGACGACGTCGTTTCCAGCGGCACTTTCCAAGACCGCCTTTCTGACCTCGTCCATATTTAAACCCTGAACTACCCCTTTAGAGGCCAAAAGACCTTCCACTTTATCCAGATCGTCAAAGCCTTTAGGTAACGTCAAAAGACACCTGTTTCCATCGTCGACAATCTTTACAGACGCCCTATCGGTAACACCGTCTCCAGCGACGTAGCCTATTTCCGCCCTACCACCTGACGACGCCAGGTAACGGACCTTCTCCAGGTCTATACCGTCTGGGTCAGCGTGTCGACGGAGAGCGGAAAGAAGATCAAGAACCCCTACCGGAGGTGACAAGACCTCCATAGCGAGAGAATCCCCTTCTCTGTAAAGGACAAAACCCTCCGATCTTTCCAGTTCAAGGCACTGCTCCATAGAAATCCTCCTCTGGTCTAAGACAATCGGACCGCCTAACTATACCGCAAAATCATATCGATAAAGTAACGAAAAACCATCGTCTTGTTAAGGCTTAGAGCGAGTCAGACAGAAAACCAAGACCGATAATAGAGATAATTCTACCATCTATGGAGAAATATTACCACGGACTTACACTTTAGCATATCTAGGAATACAGAGCGGAAATACACCTCTTTGTCAGGGCGTCCAGGCTTGAGATCATTCCGTCGGATGGGAGACCTGAGGCAGCGTAAGCGAGGGGAAGCTCGGTGCAAGCCCCCAATAGAGGAAGATCCCTGATACCCCTCAATTGCTCCACGACATGGGCCATAATACCACCGGATAGGGCAAGATTGCCTCCCTTCACCGCGGCAATAGCCTCGGTGACGCTCCCCATAACCTCCTGAGAGGGCTCGAAGAGGTCGTACCGAACCCTCTGGCTTTGCCTCTGATAGATTCCGCAGCACATGGTTCCCCCTGTAGCTATCAGCCACGCCCCATCAGGGCTGGCGATTCTAGCCTCCTCTACCGTTGCCTCCACTATATGTATCAGAGGGACCGGCAATTCGTTCCTGAAGCGATCTATAAAAAAATGTGCCGTATTGCAGGGTACGGCTAAAATATCCGCTCCCCAGGAGCAAAGGGTCATCAGACCGGTCCGAAGGTCCCCCTCTGGGCTTGGCCCTTGCCCCATGATAGCGGAGCTCCTGTCGGGAATCTGAGGATTAGAGTAGACGTAAACCACCGGATGCTCTTGATCCACCTCAGCAGGGGCCCTTTCCGCCAGTAACCTCATAAACTCAGCGGACGCAGCGGGACCTAATCCGCCGTAAACACCTAATATCTTGCCTGGAACCCTGACTTTACCCTCCAAGATGATCCCCTCCTGTTGTTTTATGGATCCATAATATCTATTGTTTTACGCAAAAAAAAGACCGTGAGCAATCTCACGGTCTTAAAAATATCTGGCTCCCCGGGCAGGACTTGAACCTGCGACCTAGTGATTAACAGTCACCCGCTCTGCCAACTGAGCTACCGAGGAATATGTGGAGGCGGCACCCGGATTCGAACCGGGGATAAAGGATTTGCAGTCCTCTGCCTTACCACTTGGCTATGCCGCCAAACTGGAGCGGAAGACGGGATTTGAACCCGCGACCCCAACCTTGGCAAGGTTGTGCTCTACCCCTGAGCTACTTCCGCAAAGTGGTGGCGAGACCCAGAGTCGAACTGGGGACACGCGGATTTTCAGTCCGCTGCTCTACCTACTGAGCTATCTCGCCACACAAGGGGTTGATGAAAAATGGCGGGGCCGACGAGACTTGAACTCGCGACCTCCGGCGTGACAGGCCGGCACTCTAACCAACTGAGCTACGACCCCGCACAGGTCGTGTTGATGAATGGTGGGCGGTACAGGTTTCGAACCTGTGACCCTCTGCGTGTAAGGCAGATGCTCTACCGCTGAGCTAACCGCCCAGAGGCTTAAGCTCACCAACGCAAGAGGTAGTATATATTGGGACGGGTTTTTTGTCAACAGGTCTGTTGCAGAAAGGAGCGGGCGTTTTCCCCTGTGACCATGGATATCTCCGACTCGGACAGGGAGGTCTGCCCCAGTAGCTTAAGATACCTGTCATATCCCAGTATCGGCCAGTCCGATCCATATAGGATCTTGTGTCCAACCCCAAGGGAAAAGACGGCGTTCAGGACCTCCGGCCCGTAGAGCCATGGCCAAGCGGCGGTGTCGTACCTTGCGTTGGCCAGTATCTTTTTCATCTCCGGCATGGACTCGTAGAGCCAAAGCCCCCCTCCCCAGTGGGCGAAGATAACCTTGGCCTCTGGGTGGTTTATACAAAACTCGGCAGCTTCCCTAGGCCCAACGTTGCCCTTGCCATCGTAGTCGTGGCCCACAGGCTCGGCGGTGTGGATGAGTATTATCATGTCCCTCTCGTGACAGGCTCCGACCATCCTCCAGGTCTGCCTGGCATCATCCAGATCCAGTCCCTGACCCTGGGGGAAAAGCTCTCCCACACCTATAAGCCCCGCTTCATGACACCGGGCGATCTCCCCTTCCGCCTCGGGGTGGAGGGGGGGCACTACCGCCATTCCCTTCAATCTGTCGGGCCATCTTTTGACCGCCTCTATGACATAATCGTTGCAGAGACGGCATAAGCCCATGTCCTTAAAAGCAAATCCGAATATCCAGCTCTCATCGACGGCGGTTTCATCCATCCTCTTTATAAGGTCCTCCGCAGTTCCCCACTTATGGACCTTGTTGTGGGTAAGAAGGTCGAAATGGGGCTCTATCAGGGAGATTGATTTCTGATCCCTCACGAGATCCTCGGGATAAACGTGTACGTGAACATCTGTAACCAAAGGAAACACCCCTTTCTAGTCATATGAAATTATACACTCCGGGGGAGCACAAAAAAACCCGACGGAGATTCCGTCGGGAGGTAAAACCACTCTACCAGAGAGGCTGCTATATCAGGCTCAGGATGCGCAGGACGCCTTGAGAGGCAAAAACGCCTGATCACAGCTCATTCCGCCCTTTAGGGAGCAGGCGTCAAACCCTAGGAGCCTGAACAGTGCCACGGTCTGGCCTGCGGTCTGACCGGTGTAGCAGATGACGATGATCTTTTCGTCCTTTGGAAAATCGTCAAGGTAGTCCCCTACCTCCACCCAAGGGACGTTGATAGCACCGTCTATATGCTTCTCGGCGTAGTCCTCCGGCTTTCTGATGTCCAGAAGGTATAGAGGACAGTTCTTCTCGATCGCCTGATTCAACTGCTCACAGCTGATAATGTTGTTACGGCCGTCTTTAAGATCGCTCCAGAATTGATCCACAGCTTTTCTTAGTTCGCTCACGGAAAGACCTCCTAAAAGATAATGATATTCTCTATCAGGGGTA
The uncultured Dethiosulfovibrio sp. genome window above contains:
- a CDS encoding rhodanese-like domain-containing protein → MSELRKAVDQFWSDLKDGRNNIISCEQLNQAIEKNCPLYLLDIRKPEDYAEKHIDGAINVPWVEVGDYLDDFPKDEKIIVICYTGQTAGQTVALFRLLGFDACSLKGGMSCDQAFLPLKASCAS
- a CDS encoding amidohydrolase family protein, which encodes MVTDVHVHVYPEDLVRDQKSISLIEPHFDLLTHNKVHKWGTAEDLIKRMDETAVDESWIFGFAFKDMGLCRLCNDYVIEAVKRWPDRLKGMAVVPPLHPEAEGEIARCHEAGLIGVGELFPQGQGLDLDDARQTWRMVGACHERDMIILIHTAEPVGHDYDGKGNVGPREAAEFCINHPEAKVIFAHWGGGLWLYESMPEMKKILANARYDTAAWPWLYGPEVLNAVFSLGVGHKILYGSDWPILGYDRYLKLLGQTSLSESEISMVTGENARSFLQQTC
- a CDS encoding FapA family protein; protein product: MEQCLELERSEGFVLYREGDSLAMEVLSPPVGVLDLLSALRRHADPDGIDLEKVRYLASSGGRAEIGYVAGDGVTDRASVKIVDDGNRCLLTLPKGFDDLDKVEGLLASKGVVQGLNMDEVRKAVLESAAGNDVVSRTVACGVPPVNGEDGWVEYLKERASGKPMTDETGEVDFYSLDLIVLVKKGEVLAIRHDPVEPMEGSTVTGKPVPGRKGKSPRVVYGSGIEFVDGRMIASMDGQVVWRGEKMFVEPLLEIKGNVGPETGNIRYHGTVLVHGDVSDGYNVDAEGDVEVRGCVERAHIKSGGNISIRYGVAGKEVAVIEAKGDVLAKFIQEAEVKCSALKVNEYILRAKISAKKGVMVEGRKGVVMSSRIEASSYVNVRSVRMMKQEDSSIAISGVSRAELFARYKRLLAEDEKDSDRMLVLSASIRTLSEKGLYKQATTRLAEFVSLEEAQAERSAVISEIRETLKNLKGDATLNLIGQSSGSLPVRLKGVSCRVESGARWMTMFYDPDSDQVRVVGRG
- a CDS encoding amino acid racemase, whose amino-acid sequence is MEGKVRVPGKILGVYGGLGPAASAEFMRLLAERAPAEVDQEHPVVYVYSNPQIPDRSSAIMGQGPSPEGDLRTGLMTLCSWGADILAVPCNTAHFFIDRFRNELPVPLIHIVEATVEEARIASPDGAWLIATGGTMCCGIYQRQSQRVRYDLFEPSQEVMGSVTEAIAAVKGGNLALSGGIMAHVVEQLRGIRDLPLLGACTELPLAYAASGLPSDGMISSLDALTKRCISALYS